One stretch of Labrenzia sp. CE80 DNA includes these proteins:
- a CDS encoding LacI family DNA-binding transcriptional regulator yields MAKAPSLKDVAKAAGVSVATISRLLNGSLVLPDETRGRIETAIRDLGYVPNPHARRLSRGRSDMIGLVIPDIANPFFAMLVAAIEEEADKLGLAVSLNATLNRPGREMKYLALIEQQHVDGLIFVTNHPDDGELAGLINRTGKVVIVDEDVPGAMVPKLFCDNHQGGYLVGKHLAEFGHKKVVFVGGPDGMISTSRRYAGLEQGLRERFGEEAEIQRYQGDYTISAGRRAARRFIDEKLSATAIFASSDEIAIGLIEVLYSEGVSIPDRVSVVGFDDVGPLHLFTPPLTAVRQPVRAIGARSLSLLLQTDWQQFGTLEREELVPVEIVARSSVAPPASEKKRHS; encoded by the coding sequence ATGGCAAAGGCACCAAGTCTGAAAGATGTAGCGAAGGCCGCGGGTGTTTCCGTGGCGACGATTTCGCGTCTCTTGAACGGCTCGCTGGTGCTGCCAGACGAAACGCGTGGCCGCATAGAGACGGCCATCAGGGATCTCGGCTATGTGCCCAACCCTCATGCACGGCGGCTGAGCCGCGGGCGGTCCGACATGATCGGGCTGGTCATTCCCGACATCGCAAACCCGTTCTTTGCCATGCTGGTCGCGGCGATCGAGGAAGAGGCCGACAAGCTGGGTCTTGCCGTCTCTCTGAACGCCACCCTGAACAGGCCGGGGCGCGAAATGAAATATCTCGCCCTGATTGAGCAACAACATGTCGACGGGCTGATCTTTGTTACCAACCATCCGGATGACGGCGAGCTTGCGGGCCTGATCAACCGTACCGGCAAGGTTGTTATCGTCGATGAGGATGTGCCGGGAGCAATGGTTCCCAAGCTGTTCTGCGATAACCACCAGGGTGGATATCTCGTCGGGAAGCATCTGGCCGAATTCGGCCACAAGAAGGTGGTCTTCGTCGGCGGTCCAGACGGGATGATTTCGACATCTCGACGTTATGCGGGACTGGAGCAGGGGCTTCGCGAGCGCTTCGGCGAGGAAGCTGAAATCCAGCGCTATCAAGGCGACTACACGATTTCGGCAGGACGTCGCGCCGCGCGCCGCTTTATCGACGAGAAACTGTCCGCCACTGCCATTTTTGCAAGTTCGGATGAAATCGCGATTGGCCTGATCGAAGTTCTTTATTCCGAAGGCGTCAGCATTCCCGACCGTGTGTCTGTCGTGGGCTTCGATGACGTTGGCCCGCTTCATCTGTTCACCCCCCCGTTGACCGCCGTGCGCCAGCCGGTCCGAGCCATAGGTGCGCGTTCGCTTTCCCTACTTCTTCAAACTGATTGGCAACAGTTCGGA
- a CDS encoding ABC transporter ATP-binding protein — translation MVPLVEFEDLKVRFKGERTVHAINGLNLSLQPGEMLGLLGESGSGKSVTLKTLLRLLPPKRSELEGSVRVNGTDVMSLSGKALARHRGGEVSMIFQEPALALDPVYTVGEQIAETVMRHKGISRVAAMDVALDMLTRVRIPSPERRLKTYPHEMSGGMRQRAMIALALSCRPKLLLADEPTTALDATVQIQILLLLRELQKEFGMGVIFVTHDIGVAVEVSDRIAVMYAGNLVESGTAAEVIKNPRHPYTKGLLAANLHGAVKGQRLDAIPGSPPALETVPEACSFADRCAHATSRCRSALPPVLEVSDQHKVACILETANV, via the coding sequence GTGGTTCCACTGGTCGAATTCGAAGACCTCAAGGTGAGGTTTAAGGGCGAACGCACTGTCCACGCGATCAATGGTCTCAACCTCTCCCTGCAACCGGGTGAGATGCTGGGCCTCCTGGGCGAATCCGGCTCTGGCAAGAGCGTGACGCTGAAAACCCTGCTGCGTCTGCTGCCACCCAAACGCAGCGAGTTGGAAGGTTCGGTCCGTGTCAACGGAACCGACGTCATGAGCTTGTCTGGCAAGGCACTGGCTCGCCATCGTGGTGGTGAGGTGTCCATGATCTTCCAGGAACCCGCGCTGGCTCTCGACCCAGTCTATACAGTCGGGGAGCAGATTGCGGAAACCGTCATGCGGCACAAGGGCATCAGCCGTGTTGCTGCCATGGACGTAGCGCTCGACATGCTCACGCGTGTGCGCATTCCTTCGCCGGAACGGCGCCTCAAGACTTATCCGCACGAGATGTCTGGCGGAATGCGTCAGAGGGCAATGATCGCGCTGGCTCTATCCTGCCGCCCAAAGCTTCTCCTGGCCGATGAGCCAACGACGGCTCTGGATGCCACGGTCCAGATCCAGATTTTGCTTCTGCTTCGGGAATTGCAGAAAGAGTTTGGCATGGGCGTTATTTTCGTCACCCACGACATTGGGGTTGCTGTTGAGGTCTCGGACCGGATCGCGGTTATGTATGCTGGCAATTTGGTGGAGTCTGGCACCGCCGCTGAGGTGATCAAAAACCCGCGCCACCCCTACACCAAAGGGCTTCTTGCAGCCAATCTACATGGGGCCGTCAAGGGCCAGCGTCTCGATGCAATTCCTGGTTCTCCACCAGCCCTCGAGACGGTACCAGAGGCGTGTTCGTTTGCTGATCGCTGCGCCCATGCAACCAGCCGCTGCCGCAGCGCCTTGCCGCCTGTCTTGGAAGTCTCCGATCAGCATAAGGTCGCCTGCATCTTGGAAACGGCAAACGTATAG